A window of the Caldalkalibacillus salinus genome harbors these coding sequences:
- the flhA gene encoding flagellar biosynthesis protein FlhA produces the protein MVARDYIVLMSIIMIIIMMVVPLPPGILNVLIFLNLSLSLTIILVAMNTKEPLQFSIFPSLLLLTTLFRLALNVSTTRSILSNAEAGDLIETFGDFVVSGSALIGFIVFLILIVIQFIVITKGSERVAEVGARFTLDAMPGKQMAIDADLNAGLISEKEAKERREKIEREADFYGAMDGASKFVKGDAIAAIVITIINILGGIMVGMTVNDMGLNESVNVYTRLSIGDGLVSQIPALLISTATGIIVTRATSEGNLGSDLTKQLFAYPKLLYVVAGFIAIFGLLPTVNPIIPFSLAGGIAFGSYQLQKSLQRSEEELSVEEEEQELEEVRSPESVMNLLDVDPIEFEFGYGLIPLADTNQGGDLLDRVIMIRRQCAIELGVVVPVIRIRDNIQLQPNEYVIKIKGNQVARGELLLDHYLAMSPGVEDESVKGIETVEPAFGLPALWVNDQMKDQAEMSGYTVVDPPSVVSTHLTEMIKKHAHELLGRQEVKSLIDHVKESAPAVVEELIPDKLSIGDVQKVLMNLLREKVSIRNLTVILETLADYAETMRDHGILTEYVRQALSRQMTSQYATQGQPLQVITAGASLEKTIADGIQQTEQGSFLSLDPETSQAVYQQVLEQVSRVQQTGVQPVLLTSPAVRMYLRQFLERYMSDLPVLSYNELEPEVEVQSIGVVNLE, from the coding sequence ATGGTAGCGAGAGATTATATCGTACTTATGTCCATCATTATGATTATCATCATGATGGTTGTCCCTCTTCCGCCAGGCATCTTAAACGTTTTAATCTTTCTTAATTTATCACTTTCATTAACGATCATACTCGTGGCTATGAATACAAAAGAACCTTTACAGTTTTCTATCTTTCCTTCACTGCTACTTTTAACGACACTTTTTCGATTAGCATTAAACGTGTCAACGACTCGTTCGATATTGTCTAATGCTGAAGCAGGTGATTTGATTGAGACTTTTGGTGACTTCGTTGTAAGTGGGAGTGCGCTCATCGGTTTTATCGTATTCCTCATTTTAATCGTCATCCAATTTATCGTTATAACGAAAGGATCGGAACGTGTCGCTGAAGTCGGTGCTAGATTTACACTTGATGCGATGCCAGGTAAGCAAATGGCCATCGATGCAGACTTAAATGCTGGTTTAATTTCTGAGAAAGAAGCGAAAGAACGCCGTGAAAAAATAGAAAGAGAAGCGGATTTCTATGGTGCAATGGATGGGGCCAGTAAGTTCGTAAAAGGTGACGCCATTGCTGCAATCGTGATTACCATCATTAACATCCTGGGTGGTATTATGGTTGGGATGACAGTCAATGATATGGGGCTTAATGAATCAGTTAATGTTTATACGCGCCTTTCAATAGGGGATGGGCTTGTCAGCCAAATTCCAGCTTTACTTATCTCTACCGCGACAGGGATTATCGTTACGAGGGCAACCTCGGAAGGTAATCTTGGTTCGGATCTGACGAAACAATTATTCGCTTACCCAAAATTGCTTTATGTCGTCGCGGGATTCATAGCGATCTTCGGATTGCTCCCTACTGTAAACCCGATCATACCGTTTTCTCTAGCCGGAGGCATCGCGTTTGGGAGCTACCAATTGCAGAAGAGCTTGCAACGCTCTGAGGAAGAACTCAGTGTAGAAGAGGAAGAACAAGAGCTCGAGGAAGTGCGGAGCCCAGAGAGTGTCATGAATCTGCTTGACGTTGATCCCATTGAATTTGAGTTTGGCTATGGTCTCATACCGCTAGCAGATACAAATCAAGGTGGGGACCTATTGGACCGCGTCATTATGATACGTAGGCAGTGTGCGATAGAGTTGGGTGTCGTTGTACCTGTGATCCGGATAAGGGACAATATTCAGCTACAGCCTAATGAATATGTCATTAAGATCAAAGGCAATCAGGTGGCCCGTGGTGAGTTGTTATTGGATCATTATCTCGCCATGAGCCCGGGTGTAGAAGACGAAAGTGTTAAAGGGATCGAAACGGTGGAGCCTGCCTTCGGTTTACCTGCGTTATGGGTCAATGATCAAATGAAAGACCAGGCAGAAATGTCTGGATATACGGTTGTTGATCCTCCGTCTGTAGTCTCAACGCATTTAACAGAAATGATTAAGAAACATGCACATGAGTTATTGGGTCGGCAGGAAGTTAAATCACTTATTGACCACGTGAAGGAATCGGCACCGGCAGTTGTAGAGGAACTTATTCCAGACAAGCTTAGTATTGGGGATGTACAAAAGGTTTTAATGAATTTATTGCGAGAGAAAGTGTCTATTCGCAACCTTACTGTCATTCTTGAGACCTTAGCAGATTATGCGGAAACCATGAGAGATCATGGTATTCTAACGGAGTACGTGCGCCAAGCATTATCCAGACAAATGACTAGTCAGTATGCAACGCAGGGTCAGCCTTTACAAGTGATCACTGCAGGGGCAAGCCTTGAAAAGACAATAGCTGATGGTATTCAACAAACAGAACAAGGGAGTTTTCTTTCGCTGGATCCGGAAACGTCGCAGGCCGTTTATCAACAAGTTTTAGAACAAGTCAGTCGTGTCCAACAGACTGGGGTACAACCTGTACTACTCACGTCTCCTGCTGTCCGAATGTATCTAAGGCAGTTTCTCGAGCGTTACATGTCTGATTTACCCGTTCTATCTTATAACGAATTAGAACCAGAAGTGGAAGTGCAAAGCATTGGGGTGGTGAATCTCGAATGA
- the flhF gene encoding flagellar biosynthesis protein FlhF translates to MKIKKYVVDSLPDAMQQIRHELGNQAVILNTKKVRRGGVFGLFSREQIEVIAAIDQDSMHTDNTNTKGDSLSLSFEGRWPHKGQYDTHQGLQNTNAGVNSIDTTLKSKERQAEQTHSSESQNQVLQELKEMKEAINTLAVRHNQASVPYNIMYDILTEQGVDEKVKSILISRVFEKHEALERMEHTHIYRLLRKELLHYLDELLPKDQGISNKCPKIMAFIGPTGVGKTTTIAKLAAEHMLKQHKKVGLITTDTYRIAAVDQLKTYANILNVPVEVIFSPDELEKAIQTLADVDIILMDTAGRNYLQQEYIDELQHILPDHLQIQVNMVLSLTTKYDDLKRMAYNFKQISIDQFILTKVDETHTYGTIINLLHECAYPLTYLTNGQDVPDDILKASPEIITDLIMGDDVRERSS, encoded by the coding sequence ATGAAGATAAAAAAATACGTCGTAGACTCTTTGCCCGATGCCATGCAACAAATTCGACATGAATTGGGGAATCAGGCTGTCATATTAAATACTAAAAAAGTGCGTCGTGGAGGCGTATTTGGACTGTTTAGTCGTGAGCAGATTGAAGTAATCGCTGCGATAGACCAGGATAGTATGCACACAGATAACACAAATACCAAAGGTGATTCACTTTCTTTATCTTTTGAGGGACGTTGGCCACATAAAGGACAATATGACACACATCAAGGATTACAAAACACCAATGCTGGAGTCAATAGCATAGATACCACCTTAAAATCTAAAGAGCGTCAAGCTGAACAGACACATTCAAGTGAGTCTCAGAATCAAGTTCTTCAAGAGCTAAAAGAAATGAAAGAAGCGATAAACACCTTAGCTGTAAGGCATAATCAGGCCTCCGTACCTTACAACATAATGTATGACATATTAACGGAGCAAGGTGTAGATGAAAAAGTCAAATCCATTCTCATCTCTAGGGTGTTTGAAAAGCACGAAGCCCTTGAAAGGATGGAACATACACACATTTATCGTCTTTTGAGGAAAGAATTATTACACTACCTGGATGAACTGCTGCCAAAAGATCAGGGAATTTCAAATAAATGCCCTAAAATTATGGCTTTTATCGGACCGACCGGGGTGGGCAAAACGACAACCATTGCTAAGCTAGCTGCTGAGCATATGCTTAAACAACATAAGAAGGTTGGACTGATAACGACAGATACGTATCGTATAGCAGCTGTTGATCAACTTAAAACGTATGCCAACATACTTAACGTTCCGGTAGAAGTGATTTTCTCACCTGATGAACTAGAAAAAGCCATCCAAACATTGGCTGATGTTGATATCATCCTAATGGACACAGCAGGTCGTAACTATTTACAGCAAGAGTACATTGATGAACTTCAACACATTCTACCGGATCACTTACAGATACAAGTGAATATGGTTTTAAGTTTGACCACTAAGTATGACGATTTGAAACGAATGGCGTACAATTTCAAACAGATTTCTATCGATCAATTCATCTTGACTAAGGTGGATGAAACGCATACGTACGGCACCATTATCAACTTATTACACGAATGTGCGTATCCGCTGACCTATTTAACAAATGGACAGGACGTACCGGATGATATTCTGAAGGCATCCCCTGAAATCATTACAGATTTGATAATGGGAGACGATGTTCGTGAGAGATCAAGCTGA
- a CDS encoding P-loop NTPase produces MRDQAEKLRERLLQPQESTHTDAQKTKVITVCSGKGGVGKSNFSLNFAIGLAQQGKKVMIFDLDIGLANLDVLMGVNPKRTLTDMVEEELSIWDIVEDGPMGVQFVAGGSGFQHLLQMNEAKVQKLIQELLQLHNNVDYIILDTGAGISHDSLRFILAADDVIIVTTPEPTAITDAYAVLKMIYLNDDHAHVQLVINRCTSMAEGKSTGEKLKMVTRQFLDKEVTILGHIQDDPNVLKAVKKQHPFLLLSPITVASKAILNICRHYLDMPTASHPGIKGFIKKILKQSI; encoded by the coding sequence GTGAGAGATCAAGCTGAAAAATTAAGAGAAAGGCTCCTCCAACCTCAAGAATCGACACATACAGACGCACAGAAAACGAAAGTCATTACCGTGTGTAGTGGTAAAGGTGGGGTGGGTAAGTCTAACTTCTCTCTTAACTTTGCTATAGGGTTAGCCCAACAAGGCAAAAAGGTGATGATTTTTGATTTAGACATTGGACTAGCCAATCTGGATGTCTTAATGGGTGTCAATCCCAAAAGAACATTGACTGATATGGTTGAGGAAGAGCTGTCGATCTGGGATATCGTTGAGGATGGGCCAATGGGTGTGCAATTCGTGGCTGGTGGTTCAGGTTTTCAGCATCTTTTGCAAATGAACGAAGCAAAGGTTCAAAAGTTGATACAGGAATTACTCCAACTACACAACAACGTTGATTATATTATCCTTGATACGGGAGCAGGCATCAGCCATGATTCATTACGATTTATCTTAGCAGCTGATGACGTCATTATCGTAACAACACCTGAACCAACAGCCATCACGGACGCTTATGCCGTACTAAAAATGATTTATCTTAACGACGATCACGCCCATGTGCAACTCGTGATCAATCGATGTACATCAATGGCTGAAGGTAAATCAACTGGTGAAAAATTAAAAATGGTCACCAGGCAATTTTTAGACAAAGAGGTTACAATATTAGGCCACATACAAGACGATCCAAACGTATTAAAAGCGGTGAAAAAGCAACATCCATTTCTACTGCTGTCACCTATCACAGTAGCTTCAAAAGCGATACTTAACATCTGTCGTCATTATCTGGACATGCCTACTGCTTCACACCCAGGTATTAAAGGCTTCATAAAGAAAATATTGAAGCAGTCCATTTAA
- a CDS encoding protein-glutamate methylesterase/protein-glutamine glutaminase yields the protein MTTIKVMVVDDSAFMRKLISDLLNSDPDIEVVTTSRNGEDCLDKFQAYQPDVITLDIVMPVLDGLETLSKIKQISKVPVIMLSKLTQVGADNTIIALEKGAFDFVAKPDGINFSLFDAIRDELIDKVKTAAQAYHTGDSTVADVNKYDHTESKKRVRRTAPAVKKVPKEVILMGSSTGGPKALNQLLLRLPQLEHTAVCIVQHMPPAFTLSLANRLNTQTDHIVSHAKEGQSLEPGHVYVAPGGYHLELCQDQYGIFLHLEEGAPRGGHRPSVDVMFESAMNVEGCDLIAVVLTGMGKDGTEGLRKLKAEKKAYAIAEHESSCVVYGMPRAVVEADLADEVRPLQEIHDALNRLINS from the coding sequence ATGACAACGATAAAAGTGATGGTCGTTGATGATTCCGCTTTTATGCGAAAACTCATTAGTGACCTACTTAACTCCGATCCAGACATAGAAGTCGTTACGACGTCTAGAAACGGAGAAGACTGTTTAGATAAATTTCAAGCGTATCAACCGGATGTCATTACGCTCGACATCGTCATGCCCGTGCTTGACGGGTTAGAAACGTTATCTAAAATCAAGCAAATCTCAAAAGTCCCTGTTATTATGCTGAGTAAACTGACGCAAGTGGGGGCGGATAATACCATTATCGCGCTGGAAAAAGGCGCATTTGATTTTGTTGCAAAGCCAGATGGCATTAATTTCTCGCTTTTTGATGCGATAAGAGATGAGCTGATCGACAAAGTAAAAACAGCTGCTCAAGCTTATCATACTGGGGATTCAACGGTTGCAGATGTAAATAAGTATGACCACACAGAAAGTAAAAAGAGAGTCAGACGAACAGCACCAGCCGTTAAGAAAGTGCCCAAAGAAGTTATACTCATGGGATCATCGACTGGTGGACCCAAAGCACTTAATCAATTGCTGCTTCGTCTACCTCAGTTAGAACATACAGCCGTATGCATTGTTCAGCATATGCCACCTGCTTTCACCTTATCGTTAGCCAATCGCCTAAATACACAGACGGATCATATTGTCTCACATGCAAAAGAGGGGCAATCGTTAGAACCAGGACATGTTTACGTTGCACCTGGAGGTTACCATCTCGAATTATGCCAAGATCAATATGGCATATTCCTACATTTGGAAGAAGGTGCACCAAGGGGAGGCCATCGTCCTTCTGTTGATGTCATGTTTGAGTCGGCAATGAATGTAGAAGGATGTGACCTGATTGCTGTCGTACTGACAGGGATGGGGAAAGACGGTACAGAAGGACTTAGAAAATTAAAGGCTGAGAAAAAAGCTTACGCTATTGCCGAACACGAATCATCATGTGTGGTCTACGGGATGCCGAGAGCAGTTGTTGAGGCGGATTTGGCCGATGAAGTAAGACCATTACAAGAGATTCACGATGCCTTAAATAGACTCATAAATAGCTAG